The DNA segment AAAGCTAATTTGATAATCATCTTTAAAAAATACCTCTTGAATATCCAAATCATCCCAGATTGTTCCTTCAACGGCATAAGTCCCTGCAGCCTCAAACATCTCAGTTATCTTTTTTACAAGACGCTGTGGATAGTTATGCGAATCGCTATCCACAAGTATTCCCTGCATACGAATTTGCCAACTTCTTAAACCAAAATTTTCTATCACCTCATAACCAGTACGGTCAATTGGTGTTATTACTGCATGTTTGCCACGCTTAAAGCTTACCATAGGCGGAGGCGCTAGAAAACCTTGAGAATCTTGTGTGCTCTGAAATTTAAAAAAAGGCAATGCTTTATTGTCTGACGAATTGACTCCAAATCGATATACTTTATCTGAATCAAGCGAGTTTTTAAAGGTAACATTAGCAAAGTCGGTTGAATCGTTACTATAAACATCTAAACCCGGAAGGTTAATGTTTATGCCTTCTAAATTGGCCAGTTGAACTAAGCGAGGTGCAACTTTTTGTGCTGTTACACCAAAAGCCTCGTTATACCTTTCAATTATACCACTTATTTTAATACCCATCTGTCTTATTTTTTACTCCTAGTATACCTTGTTCTGCCAACCATTCTAGCTGTCTAAACTTTTCCATCCATACTTCATCCTCTAAATTCTCAGGAAATGGTATGTGTAAAAAGTAGCTAAGCAAAGCATTGCCGCGCCGAAAAAAATTAACATGTTGCCTTATGCGACTATCACTATCATCAACACTGTCGATAGCAGGATAGCCGCTTATAAGTTTTTTATGTTACTTTTTGCGACTGGCAACAGGGTTGTTAAAAAGTCGAAAGCGCCATAAAAGAGAAAGTCATCTGCTTTTACTTGTTCTTTTTCTGTTAAAAGACAGGCATTTATCAAAATCTCTTTGCTTTTATTAGGATCTTTATCCATCCACTTTTCAAACTCTCCAACCGTTTTACGGTCAGGTACACGACCAATTACAGCCAGAAACTGCGTTCTGTCCTCATTTATAGGAAGCTCTCCAAGCTTTATTTTTTGCTGTCCATACCGCTTTTTCCAAGCGTCAATTATTTCTTGTGTAATTCCGTCAGGCAAGCTATTGCCTTCTTTCATGTTAACCACTGTTTGTAAAGTGGTTGCTTTTTTTTCTGTCGTCATTGGTGAATTTTTTTTTAATAAGCAGCCCAGAAGGGCTGCTTATTTATGCATTGTTATAATTAATATCTAATACAAACAGTGTAAACTGCCTTTTTAAGTCCATTTCGGTTTGCACTTCGCGCCCCTGATCTTGAAACTTACACAATAATGTATCATTAATGATATCGTTATTTTCGTTTGTGTAAGTAACATTTATTTCAAACGGTTTAATATCTATTAGAGATCCCCCCGCAGCCTTTTCAACAGCGCTAATACTTGCCAATCGAATAGTAATTGAACCATTATGGTTAATTTTTCCCATACTATACGATGTACCTTTGTTGCTACCGAGTGAGTGATTTAGTTGATGTTCCTGCTCTGTAGCGTATGATATCTCAGTTACTTCGTAGCTGAGACTACCAAACATTGTGACTTGAACATCTCCACCGTCATACGCTTTTCCGTTTTTCCTAACTAAACTCATTACAACGTAGTTTTAAGGTTTATCGTTCCACTTATTTTCTTGATAGTACCAGTTGGTACTATTGTAAAAGACACAAGCAATTCCTTGTCTCCGGTTAAAAGGTCGCTATCAGGATCAACAACAGTTTCTCCCCCGGAAATTAGCCCTTGTCCAGCCATGTAATCAAAGGCTGTATTACCTATCCCTTCAAAGTACTTAATCATACCGGTTGTTAATTTACCAGTGGATGTATCTACAGGCACAACCGTTTTAACTTTTGGGAGCAATCGTGTAAGCAGCTCACGCTTAGCTTTTCCCATTGTGAGGCCATGCGCAATTGTATTTTCATTAAAATAACCACTTGAATCAACTACTTCAGGGGCACATACATGATCATCGTTTAAACGAAAACCTGTAATACCAGTATAGCTTATGCCAAAAATGTAACCTTTGCTGTCGTATTCGCTCAGGTCGGTTTCAACCGCTGTAATTTTTTTGTGGTTACTTAAACCAGCTGTAACCCATATTGTGTTATTTGCATCGCTAATATCCAAGGTTTCCACCTCTCCTATGTTTTGGTTTACAGAAATGCTAGCTGACACACCTAACAGTGTACCTACATCCGCAAATTTTTTCGATTCCCCCGTTAAGGAATCGGCATAGTCCCAGTCCTGTCCAATCATAATTGATACATTACTGTATTGCATCACAACCCCCGAAACTTCAATATTCCTTAAGTTTAGTTGTGAGGCCGCTAAACCTGATATACCTCTACCTTCTAAAAAAATATTACAGGGTCTGTTTGTATCCCATGCAAATTCAGTAAGCTCTTGCGCAAGTGCAATTGAAGCCCTTACTGTTTCTTCTAAACCATCAACAAGAGTTGGAGTATAATCAGCCGGTTGATTGTAAGCAACTGCAATACGGCGAATTTCGCCACCTGCATCAATTATCATTTGTTCACCATAATTGGTTATTAAATCCTCCATTGAGGAGGATAATGAACCAATTACAAGATAAAGAGGAGTACCTGCACCAGCCATACGATAAAACTCGGTAATATGTCTGTATACACGCAAGTCATTATCTACATCATAGGCAGCATCAATACCCATCGCCTCAGCATCCTTTATCTTT comes from the Saccharicrinis fermentans DSM 9555 = JCM 21142 genome and includes:
- a CDS encoding DUF6046 domain-containing protein translates to MGIKISGIIERYNEAFGVTAQKVAPRLVQLANLEGININLPGLDVYSNDSTDFANVTFKNSLDSDKVYRFGVNSSDNKALPFFKFQSTQDSQGFLAPPPMVSFKRGKHAVITPIDRTGYEVIENFGLRSWQIRMQGILVDSDSHNYPQRLVKKITEMFEAAGTYAVEGTIWDDLDIQEVFFKDDYQISFVEGYVDTVKYSVSLISTSQAEFIVQGQ
- a CDS encoding DUF2586 family protein, yielding MNGVTIDKGDVGAAVNPLADAISGLLINGVEVESSESVTGVTNGTLYKLEKIKDAEAMGIDAAYDVDNDLRVYRHITEFYRMAGAGTPLYLVIGSLSSSMEDLITNYGEQMIIDAGGEIRRIAVAYNQPADYTPTLVDGLEETVRASIALAQELTEFAWDTNRPCNIFLEGRGISGLAASQLNLRNIEVSGVVMQYSNVSIMIGQDWDYADSLTGESKKFADVGTLLGVSASISVNQNIGEVETLDISDANNTIWVTAGLSNHKKITAVETDLSEYDSKGYIFGISYTGITGFRLNDDHVCAPEVVDSSGYFNENTIAHGLTMGKAKRELLTRLLPKVKTVVPVDTSTGKLTTGMIKYFEGIGNTAFDYMAGQGLISGGETVVDPDSDLLTGDKELLVSFTIVPTGTIKKISGTINLKTTL